The Macadamia integrifolia cultivar HAES 741 unplaced genomic scaffold, SCU_Mint_v3 scaffold629, whole genome shotgun sequence genome window below encodes:
- the LOC122069522 gene encoding ferredoxin--NADP reductase, embryo isozyme, chloroplastic isoform X2, protein MLVPQVSTPKVAVSPLELEDAKEPPLHIHKPKEPYTATIVSVERIVGAKAPGETCHIVIDHGGNVPYWEGQSYGLIPPGENPKKPGAPNNVRLYSIASTRYGDFFDGKTASLCVRRAVYYDPETGKEDPSKKGICSNFLCDSKPGDKVQVTGPSGKIMLLPEDDPNATHIMIATGTGVAPFRGYLRRMFMESVPTFKFGGLAWLFLGVANSDSLLYDDEFTKYLREYPDHFRYDRALSREQKNKSGGKMYVQDKIEEYSDEIFKLLDGGAHIYFCGLKGMMPGIQDTLKKVALQRGENWDEKLSQLKKNKQWHVEVY, encoded by the exons TATACACAAGCCAAAGGAACCTTACACAGCAACCATTGTTTCTGTTGAGAGGATTGTAGGTGCAAAAGCTCCTGGTGAGACTTGCCATATTGTAATCGACCATGGTGGCAATGTTCCCTACTGGGAAGGACAAAGTTATGGTCTAATTCCTCCA GGTGAAAATCCAAAGAAACCAGGGGCTCCGAATAATGTTCGCCTCTACTCGATAGCATCCACAAGATATGGGGATTTTTTTGATGGCAAGACGGCCAGTTTATGTGTCCGGCGTGCTGTTTACTATGATCCTGAAACTGGAAAGGAGGATCCTTCAAAGAAGGGTATCTGCAGCAATTTTCTTTGTGACTCCAAGCCAGGAGATAAAGTGCAGGTCACAG GCCCGTCTGGTAAGATTATGCTTTTGCCTGAGGATGACCCAAATGCCACCCACATAATGATTGCTACAGGTACTGGAGTGGCTCCGTTTAGAGGCTACCTCCGCCGCATGTTCATGGAGTCTGTTCCAACTTTCAAGTTTGGTGGCCTTGCATGGCTCTTCCTCGGGGTGGCCAACTCTGATAGCCTTCTCTACGATGATGAATTTACCAAGTACCTTCGTGAGTACCCAGACCATTTCCGGTACGACAGGGCCCTTAGCAGAGAACAAAAGAACAAGAGTGGGGGAAAGATGTATGTTCAGGACAAGATCGAGGAGTACAGTGATGAGATATTCAAGCTGTTGGATGGAGGAGCACACATATACTTTTGTGGGTTGAAGGGGATGATGCCTGGGATCCAAGATACTCTGAAGAAGGTTGCATTGCAGAGAGGGGAGAACTGGGATGAAAAGCTCTCACAACTGAAAAAGAACAAGCAATGGCATGTTGAGGTCTACTAG